The Desmodus rotundus isolate HL8 chromosome 3, HLdesRot8A.1, whole genome shotgun sequence genome includes a region encoding these proteins:
- the MED21 gene encoding mediator of RNA polymerase II transcription subunit 21 isoform X2, with protein MADRLTQLQDAVNSLADQFCNAIGVLQQCGPPASFSNIQTTINKDQPANPTEEYAQLFAALIARTAKDIDVLIDSLPSEESTAALQAASLYKLEEENHEAATCLEDVVYRGDMLLEKIQSALADIAQSQLKTRSGTHSQSLPDS; from the exons ATGGCGGACCGGCTCACGCAGCTGCAGGACGCCGTGAACTCG CTTGCAGATCAGTTTTGCAATGCCATTGGAGTGTTGCAGCAGTGTGGTCCCCCCGCCTCTTTCAGTAATATTCAGACAACGATTAACAAAGACCAGCCAGCAAATCCTACAGAAG AATACGCCCAGCTTTTTGCAGCACTGATTGCACGAACAGCAAAAGACATTGATGTTTTGATAGATTCCTTGCCAAGTGAAGAATCTACAGCCGCTTTACAG GCTGCCAGCTTGTATAAGCTGGAAGAAGAAAACCACGAAGCTGCTACATGTCTAGAAGATGTTGTTTATCGAGGGGACATGCTCCTGGAAAAGATACAGAGTGCACTTGCTGATATTGCACAGTCACAGCTGAAGACAAGAAGTGGTACCCACAGCCAGTCTCTCCCAGACTCCTAG
- the MED21 gene encoding mediator of RNA polymerase II transcription subunit 21 isoform X1: protein MADRLTQLQDAVNSVRNFTPLGSFFLFPELADQFCNAIGVLQQCGPPASFSNIQTTINKDQPANPTEEYAQLFAALIARTAKDIDVLIDSLPSEESTAALQAASLYKLEEENHEAATCLEDVVYRGDMLLEKIQSALADIAQSQLKTRSGTHSQSLPDS from the exons ATGGCGGACCGGCTCACGCAGCTGCAGGACGCCGTGAACTCGGTGCGCAATTTCACTCCATTaggctctttctttctcttccctgag CTTGCAGATCAGTTTTGCAATGCCATTGGAGTGTTGCAGCAGTGTGGTCCCCCCGCCTCTTTCAGTAATATTCAGACAACGATTAACAAAGACCAGCCAGCAAATCCTACAGAAG AATACGCCCAGCTTTTTGCAGCACTGATTGCACGAACAGCAAAAGACATTGATGTTTTGATAGATTCCTTGCCAAGTGAAGAATCTACAGCCGCTTTACAG GCTGCCAGCTTGTATAAGCTGGAAGAAGAAAACCACGAAGCTGCTACATGTCTAGAAGATGTTGTTTATCGAGGGGACATGCTCCTGGAAAAGATACAGAGTGCACTTGCTGATATTGCACAGTCACAGCTGAAGACAAGAAGTGGTACCCACAGCCAGTCTCTCCCAGACTCCTAG
- the MED21 gene encoding mediator of RNA polymerase II transcription subunit 21 isoform X3 has product MADRLTQLQDAVNSLADQFCNAIGVLQQCGPPASFSNIQTTINKDQPANPTEVSFSRIRPAFCSTDCTNSKRH; this is encoded by the exons ATGGCGGACCGGCTCACGCAGCTGCAGGACGCCGTGAACTCG CTTGCAGATCAGTTTTGCAATGCCATTGGAGTGTTGCAGCAGTGTGGTCCCCCCGCCTCTTTCAGTAATATTCAGACAACGATTAACAAAGACCAGCCAGCAAATCCTACAGAAG TCTCTTTCTCTAGAATACGCCCAGCTTTTTGCAGCACTGATTGCACGAACAGCAAAAGACATTGA